The following is a genomic window from Pseudomonadales bacterium.
GTCGGAGAATTGGGGACAGACCACGGTTTCTTCGGTTTCCTGCCGCTCAGCGTACCACAGTAGTAGGGTGGGCAAAGGCCGCCAGGCCGTGCCCACGCGAAACGGGGCCAGAACCAGCGTGGGCACGCTGCGCTTTGCCCACCCTCTTCTTCTGCTTCGGGGATAGCTCAAAACCACGGTTTCTCCTGTTTCCGGACGCTCAGCGCACCATGGCAGCGGCAGCCCGATAACGCTTCACCCCTTCATCGGTGGCCAGCAGCAACAGGTCGGCCGGACGCTGGGCGAAGAGGCCATTGCAGACCACGCCGGTGATGTTGTTGATCCGCTGCTCCATCTCGCGTGGTACGTCGATGCGCAGGTTGTGCAGGTCGAGAATGATGTTGCCATTGTCAGTCACCACCCCCTCGCGATAGACCGGATCCCCGCCCAGCTTGACCAGTTGGCGGGCAACATGACTGCGCGCCATCGGGATCACCTCGATCGGCAGCGGGTAGCCGCCGAGCAGATCGACATACTTGCTCTGGTCGGCAATGCAGATGAACTCGCGGGCCACCGCTGCGACGATCTTCTCCCGGGTCAGGGCGCCACCACCGCCCTTGATCATCTCCAGCCGGGGGTTGATCTCATCGGCGCCGTCGACGTAGAACTGCAACTCCGCCACGCCATTCAAATCGTAGACCGGGATGCCATGCTGGCGCAGCCGCGCCTCGCTGGCCTGTGAGCTGGCCACCGCGCCATCGAACTGGCTCCTGATGCCGGCCAGCAGGTCGATGAAGTGGTTGGCGGTCGAACCGGTGCCGATGCCCACCACGCTGCGGTCATCGAGCCGAGGACGCAGATGGTCGAGCGCTGCCTGGGCGGCAGCCAGTTTCAAGTGGCTCTGATCCATGCGGCCTCTCCTGTTGCTTCTGGGAATGGGCCGCCATTATAGCGCCTGCAAGGTCCGACGCCGGCCGCCGCTGCCGGCAGGATGCGCGCCTGACACCACATGCCTTTTGCTTGGCAGTGCGCTTTCTGGTATAAAGGTCACCCTTTTTTCTGGATGCGGCCCAGGGGCGTAACGAAGATGTCGAGAGTCTGTCAAATCACCGGGAAACGGCCAATGACTGGCAACAATGTCTCCCATGCCAACAACAAAACCCGGCGCCGGTTCGAGCCGAATCTGCACTACCACCGCTTCTGGGTCGAGTCGCAGAAGCGCTTCGTCAAGCTGCGGGTCTCGTCGAAGGGCATGCGCATCATCGACAAGGTCGGCATCGATCAGATACTGGCCGACCTGACCGCCCGTGGCGAGAAGTTCTGAGCCCAGACCCACCTGAATCAGGAGAGATCCGATGCGTGACAAGATCAAACTGCTCTCAACCGCCGGCACCGGCCACTTCTACACCACCGACAAAAACAAGCGGACCATGCCCGAGAAGATGGAGATCAAGAAGTTCGATCCCATCGCCCGCAAGCATGTGATCTACAAGGAAGCCAAGATCAAGTGATCTGATGCGGCCAGCTCACCCTGGCCATCGGACCGGCAAACAAAAAGCCCGCCTGCGACAGCCGGCGGGCTTTTTGTTTGCTTGCTTGTTGGCTACAGTCGCATCTCGATGCCATGCGCCGCCATGTAGCGCTTGGCATCGGGAACGGTGAACTCGCCAAAGTGGAAGATGCTGGCGGCCAGCACGGCATCGGCCTGGCCGATCAGCACACCATCGACCAGGTGTTGCAACGTGCCAACCCCGCCCGAGGCGATGATCGGAATCGGCACCGCCTCGCTCATCGCGCGGGTCAATCCAAGGTCGAAGCCGATGCGGGTACCATCGCGGTCCATGCTGGTCAGCAGAATCTCACCGGCACCGAGCTGCTGCATCCGCACGCCCCACTCGATGGCGTCGATGCCGGTGGGCTTGCGTCCGCCATGGGTGAAGATCTCCCAGCGCGCCGGCTCATCGTCACCACTGACCCGCTTGGCGTCGATGGCGACCACGATGCACTGCGCGCCAAAGCGTTCGGCCGCCTCGGAGACGAAGTGCGGATTGGAGACCGCCGCGGTGTTGATCGCCACCTTGTCGGCACCGGCGTTGAGCATGCGCCGGACATCCTCGATGGCGCGGATGCCGCCGCCGACGGTGAGCGGAATGAAGACCTCCCCGGCAATCGCCTCGACCACCTGCACCATGGTGGCACGGTCTTCATGGCTGGCGGTGATGTCGAGAAAGGTCAGCTCGTCCGCCCCCTGCTGGTCATAGCGGCGGGCAATCTCGACCGGATCGCCGGCATCGCGAATCTCGACGAACTTGACCCCCTTGACCACCCGGCCACGGTCGACGTCGAGACAGGGAATGATCCGTTTGGCGAGACCCATGTCGGTCACTCCTCGCTGTCGGCCAACCGCTGCGCCGCGGCCAGATCGAGGCTGCCCTCGTAGATCGCCCGGCCGGTGATCGCGCCGATGATCCCGCTGCTGGCCACCTTTTTGAGCGCACGAATGTCGTCGATCGAGGTGACACCGCCGGAGGCGATCACCGGAATCGCGGCAGCCCGCGCCAGTTCGACGGTGGCCTCGATGTTGACCCCCTGCATCATGCCGTCACGGCCGATGTCGGTGTAGATCAGCGCGCTGACACCGCAGTCGGCGAACTGTCGCGCCAGTTGCACCGCCTCGATGCCCGACTGCTCGGCCCAGCCTTCGGTCGCCACCCTGCCGCCCCGG
Proteins encoded in this region:
- the rpiA gene encoding ribose-5-phosphate isomerase RpiA, with translation MDQSHLKLAAAQAALDHLRPRLDDRSVVGIGTGSTANHFIDLLAGIRSQFDGAVASSQASEARLRQHGIPVYDLNGVAELQFYVDGADEINPRLEMIKGGGGALTREKIVAAVAREFICIADQSKYVDLLGGYPLPIEVIPMARSHVARQLVKLGGDPVYREGVVTDNGNIILDLHNLRIDVPREMEQRINNITGVVCNGLFAQRPADLLLLATDEGVKRYRAAAAMVR
- the hisF gene encoding imidazole glycerol phosphate synthase subunit HisF — encoded protein: MGLAKRIIPCLDVDRGRVVKGVKFVEIRDAGDPVEIARRYDQQGADELTFLDITASHEDRATMVQVVEAIAGEVFIPLTVGGGIRAIEDVRRMLNAGADKVAINTAAVSNPHFVSEAAERFGAQCIVVAIDAKRVSGDDEPARWEIFTHGGRKPTGIDAIEWGVRMQQLGAGEILLTSMDRDGTRIGFDLGLTRAMSEAVPIPIIASGGVGTLQHLVDGVLIGQADAVLAASIFHFGEFTVPDAKRYMAAHGIEMRL
- the rpmB gene encoding 50S ribosomal protein L28; the protein is MSRVCQITGKRPMTGNNVSHANNKTRRRFEPNLHYHRFWVESQKRFVKLRVSSKGMRIIDKVGIDQILADLTARGEKF
- the rpmG gene encoding 50S ribosomal protein L33, which codes for MRDKIKLLSTAGTGHFYTTDKNKRTMPEKMEIKKFDPIARKHVIYKEAKIK